Proteins encoded by one window of Thalassoroseus pseudoceratinae:
- a CDS encoding DUF1559 family PulG-like putative transporter, with protein MTGQQTRIAWAFLAVALIGLIWSSTAPFAQQTQSSDRQEVAEPVSPETLIPQGSVLFAQCDGSAAHQDVLKATAAYRAFEKSGLLPTVRKAVVDVLLSAGPAAGPVLRSLRQVEQNGLSFGVSLPKPGQPPIPSLTIVLHQAADLERLIGPAIQGVAAQEGIEFTTQEIAGQKVTSGIIPVPGTPGVELGWWTKGTHLVIAAGFDAVRQTAAVSSGNAENLQSHPLWKKFGRRPETFTRTNLMWFEVDKVFQMFSGFPIPESAPDNNGQPRRVGDLLAVLGLDGLGAIVVQSGIDGEAVWSDRFIEYRGQPRGLFALGQTKGKLTLSDIPKLPANVTRFQAGTADWSAMADASTRMTRDLIEFLPDEPRQQFEEFIEQATDGIEFDVRRDFLDGLGDKSCFYLDDNQAAFSQAYTFAFSLENRKTVQTGLRKMLRAIAARIPNGVMRLRETKVRGYEIIEVTIGLTPGQDSPLMAFAVGEDWLVGGNLPQAVEAFLLRQEGKLPSWSATDFPPQTTKNLPKEFDGMVGLDVRPAYQIIASLLPPVTGFIKLGLRESGMFPRDVEIPLDVVDLPPAELVVHSLFPTMTTVEKVEGGYRQLSRGAATDPTGVAIIGGTAVGIAVLLPAIQAARNAARLAQSRNNLQNLSLATMNYASTHDEELPRGTLPNDELRPTQRMSWIVSILTFLDQEAVFRSLKQKEAWDSDANKPFSEVQIPTLINPAASPTDVVAPTHYVGITGYGKDCETLPAGHARAGVFGYDRKVSLDDISTGDGTSQTLMISEASEPFGPWSAGGSATIRGFKKQPYVDGPDGIGSQFDLVFNAAFADGSVQALSKSIDPTVLEAMSTYQGNDPVDMNEIRLLPPEKR; from the coding sequence ATGACGGGTCAACAAACACGAATCGCCTGGGCATTCCTCGCGGTGGCACTCATCGGATTGATCTGGAGTAGCACCGCCCCGTTTGCCCAGCAAACACAATCGTCCGATCGGCAAGAAGTTGCTGAGCCAGTTTCGCCGGAGACTCTCATCCCACAAGGCTCGGTCTTATTTGCTCAATGTGACGGCAGTGCGGCCCACCAGGACGTTCTAAAAGCCACCGCAGCTTACCGTGCCTTCGAAAAATCGGGGCTGTTGCCAACCGTGCGAAAAGCCGTTGTTGATGTGCTTCTCAGTGCAGGCCCGGCAGCTGGTCCGGTGCTGCGATCGCTTCGACAAGTGGAGCAGAACGGTTTGTCGTTTGGGGTTTCGCTTCCCAAACCCGGCCAACCACCGATTCCCAGTTTAACGATTGTCCTCCATCAAGCCGCCGACTTGGAGCGGTTAATCGGCCCGGCGATTCAGGGAGTCGCCGCTCAAGAGGGCATCGAATTTACGACACAAGAGATCGCCGGGCAGAAAGTCACGTCCGGCATCATTCCTGTGCCTGGCACACCGGGCGTTGAACTGGGTTGGTGGACGAAGGGAACACACCTTGTCATTGCTGCGGGTTTCGACGCCGTCCGACAAACCGCCGCTGTTTCCTCAGGCAACGCCGAGAATTTGCAATCTCATCCGTTGTGGAAGAAATTCGGCCGACGTCCGGAAACTTTCACCCGCACGAACTTGATGTGGTTCGAAGTCGACAAAGTGTTTCAGATGTTTTCCGGTTTCCCAATTCCGGAATCTGCTCCTGATAACAACGGTCAACCGCGTCGGGTCGGTGATTTGCTCGCGGTACTTGGTTTGGATGGTCTGGGGGCGATCGTTGTGCAATCGGGAATCGATGGTGAAGCCGTCTGGTCAGACCGGTTCATTGAGTATCGCGGACAGCCACGCGGATTGTTTGCATTGGGCCAAACGAAGGGCAAACTCACGCTTAGTGACATTCCCAAGCTGCCGGCCAATGTGACTCGCTTTCAAGCGGGTACGGCCGATTGGTCTGCGATGGCCGACGCGTCGACCAGAATGACGCGTGATCTGATCGAGTTCCTTCCAGACGAACCGAGACAGCAGTTCGAAGAATTCATCGAACAAGCCACCGATGGAATCGAATTCGATGTTCGACGTGACTTCCTCGATGGCCTAGGAGACAAGAGTTGCTTCTACCTTGACGACAACCAAGCGGCATTCAGCCAGGCATACACGTTCGCGTTTTCCTTGGAGAATCGTAAGACGGTTCAAACGGGCTTGCGAAAAATGCTCCGCGCGATCGCGGCGAGAATCCCCAACGGCGTGATGCGGCTGCGAGAAACCAAAGTCCGCGGCTACGAGATTATCGAAGTGACGATTGGTCTCACCCCCGGACAAGACTCGCCGCTAATGGCCTTCGCTGTGGGAGAAGATTGGCTCGTGGGTGGGAATCTCCCGCAAGCGGTGGAAGCGTTTTTATTGCGTCAGGAGGGAAAACTTCCCAGCTGGTCCGCGACGGACTTCCCTCCCCAGACAACGAAAAATCTTCCGAAAGAATTCGATGGGATGGTCGGTTTAGACGTGCGACCGGCATACCAAATTATAGCGAGCTTGCTGCCACCGGTGACCGGATTTATCAAGCTCGGGCTGCGAGAATCGGGGATGTTTCCGCGTGACGTGGAAATCCCGTTGGATGTCGTCGACCTGCCGCCCGCCGAACTCGTGGTTCACTCGCTATTCCCGACAATGACGACCGTCGAAAAAGTCGAGGGGGGCTACCGACAACTTTCCCGCGGAGCCGCCACCGACCCGACCGGTGTCGCGATTATCGGCGGCACCGCTGTCGGAATCGCGGTCTTGCTACCGGCTATCCAAGCAGCAAGAAACGCAGCGCGATTAGCGCAGTCGAGAAACAACCTTCAGAACCTTTCTCTGGCGACAATGAACTACGCCTCCACACATGATGAAGAACTGCCCCGTGGGACTTTGCCCAATGACGAACTTAGACCCACTCAACGGATGAGCTGGATCGTCAGCATTTTAACGTTTCTCGACCAAGAGGCCGTCTTCCGGAGTCTCAAACAGAAGGAAGCCTGGGACTCGGATGCCAACAAACCGTTCTCGGAAGTCCAGATCCCAACCTTGATCAACCCCGCCGCTAGCCCAACGGACGTGGTCGCACCCACGCATTACGTCGGAATTACCGGCTACGGCAAAGACTGCGAAACGCTTCCCGCTGGTCATGCACGGGCGGGGGTCTTTGGGTACGACCGCAAGGTTTCCTTGGATGACATCAGCACTGGCGACGGTACAAGCCAGACCTTGATGATCTCTGAAGCCAGCGAACCGTTCGGACCGTGGTCAGCGGGCGGGTCGGCGACGATTCGTGGGTTCAAGAAACAACCGTACGTGGATGGTCCTGACGGAATTGGCTCGCAGTTTGACCTCGTCTTCAATGCGGCATTCGCCGATGGCAGCGTGCAGGCATTGTCAAAAAGCATCGACCCAACCGTGCTCGAAGCCATGAGCACATATCAAGGAAACGACCCGGTCGACATGAATGAAATTCGACTTCTTCCACCCGAAAAACGATGA